In Oxalobacteraceae bacterium OTU3CINTB1, the sequence GGACATCGGCACCACCTTGCCGCTGATCGACGACAACGACGCCCCGCTGGCCGAGCACGCCGCGCTGCAATGCCTGCGCCTGCGCCAGACCATCAACATGCCGTCGCAAAACCAGCTGGTCACGCGCGAGGGGCGCCGCATCGCGGTCGAGGAATCGGCCGCGCCGATCTGGTCCGACGCGGGCGAGCTGCTGGGCGCGGTGGTGGTGTTCCGCGACGTCAGCCACGAGCGCAAGCTGAGCAAGCAGCTGTCGTGGAACGCCAGCCACGACATGCTCACCGGCCTGATCAACCGGCGCGAATTCGAGGCGCAGATCGCCCACGCGCTGCACAGCGCCAAGGAGGAGGACCATGTGCACGCGCTGCTGTACATGGACCTGGACCAGTTCAAGATCGTCAACGACACCTGCGGCCACAGCGCCGGCGACCTGCTGCTGCAACTGCTGGCCAAGATGCTGCAGACGGAGATGCGCGACAGCGACATCCTGGCCCGCCTCGGCGGCGACGAGCTCGGCGTGCTGCTGCCGCACTGCCCGCCGGATCAGGCGCTGCTGGTGGCCGACGGCATCCGCCAGTCGATCAAGAATTTCCGCTTCGTGTTGGACAGCCGCACGTTCGAGCTGGGCGTGAGCATCGGCGTGGTCGAGATCAACCGCCACAGCAAATCGATGACCGAACTGCTGATCGCCGCCGACCAGGCCTGCTACGTGGCCAAGGAGCGCGGCCGCAACCGCGTCCACCTGTACCAGGAATCGGACTTGCGGCTGGCGCGCCGCCAGGGCGAGATGCAATGGGTGTCGCGCCTCAACGAAGCCTTCGAGCACCAGTATTTCCGGCTGTACGCCCAACCCATCGTCGGCCTCGGCACGCGTGGCGAAGTGCACGACGAAGTGCTGATCCGCATCCAGTCCGACCCCGGCGAGCTGATACTGCCGGGCGCCTTCATCCCGGCCGCCGAACGCTACGACATGATGGCCGCGATCGACCGCTGGGTGATCCGCGCCGTGTGCCGCCACGTGCGCAACGTACGCGAGAGCAAGGTGGCGGCGGACGCGAACATCCAGGCGGACGGCACGCAACAGCCCGGACCGGACCGGTATTCCGGCCAGTATTCGATCAACCTGTCGGGCACGTCGCTGGGCGACGAAGGCTTGCACGACTATATCCTCGCGCAATTCGCCGAGCACAACGTCGATCCAGGGCAGATCTGCTTCGAGATCACCGAGACGGCCGTCATCGCCAACCTGGTCAAGGCGCAGGATTTCATGAGCCGGCTCAAGGCGCTCGGCTGCCGCTTCGCGCTCGACGACTTCGGCAGCGGCCTGTCGTCGTTCGCCTACCTGAAGGCGCTGCCGGTCGACTTCCTCAAGATCGACGGCGTGTTCATCCGCGACATCGCCAACAATTCCATCAACCGCGCCATGGTCAAGGCGATCAACGAGGTCGGCCACGTGATGGGCATCTGCACCGTGGCCGAATACGTGGAGGACGACGACACCTTGGCGGTGGTGCGCGAACTGGGCGTGGACTACGCGCAGGGCTACGCGGTCGGCCAGCTGCGTCCGTTGCATATCCACTAGGCGCGGCGGCAATCCGGGGAATTTTGATCTACATCAATAAAATTTGCGGTTCGACTCCGTACACTGGCTGCATCTATTGTGATAGAGCAACAATTCAGCCGGAGCTATGTGATGCGCAACAATCAACCCGTCAGCAACCGTGAAGTAGACGTCCTGGACGACCAGGCCATCGTGTCGAAAACTGATTTAAAGGGCAACATTACCTATGTAAATCCCTATTTCGTCCAAATCAGCGGCTACAGCGAGGCCGAGCTGCTGGGCGCGCCGCAAAATATCCTGCGCCATCCGGACATGCCGGCCGAGGCCTTCGCCGACCTGTGGGCCTCGATCCAGGCGGGCACACCGTGGACCGGCCTGGTCAAGAACCGCTGCAAGAACGGCGACCACTACTGGGTGCGCGCCAATATCACCCCCATCCGCGAAAACGGCAAAACCATCGGCTACATGTCGGTGCGCGTCAAGGCCGCGCGCGAGCAGATCGCCAAGGCCGAACAGGCCTACCGCGACATCCTCCTCAAAGAAGGCCACGGCATCCGCATCAAGAACGGCCAGGTGATCCGTCCCGGCGTCGGCAACCTGCTCTCGCGCCTGAGCCACGTCTCGCTGGCGATGCGCGTATGGTTGGCCACCAGCGTGGTCAACGTGCTGCAGGTGATCGTCTGCGCAGCCGCGCTGATGAGCGGCGGGGGCGGCCACAGCTACGCCATCTTCGGCGCCACCTTCATCGGCCTGCTGATCAACGTGTTCCTGTGGTACACCCTGCGCGTGTCGGTGCTGCAACCGCTCGACCGCGCGCTGCACGGCGCCCGCGCCATCGCCGCCGGCGACCTGTCGGGCAGCTTCGACACCGAGTCCACCGACGAGGTGGGCCAGCTGCTGCGCGCGCTGCAGCAAATGAACAGCAACCTGATCGCCACCATCCGCGACGTGCGCGTCAATGTCGAGACGATGGCCGTGGCCACGCGCCAGATCGCCGCCGGCAACGCCGACCTGTCCGGCCGCACCGAGGCGCAGGCCGCCAGCCTGGAGGAAACCGCGTCGTCCGTCGAGCAGTTCTCGTCGACCGTCAAGCAAAACGCCGACAACTCGGCCCAGGCCAACGCGCTGGCGCAAAACGCCTCGACGGTGGCGGTGCAGGGCGGCGCCATCGTCGCCGACGTCATCGCCACCATGGACGAGATCAACAATTCCTCGCGCAAGATCGTCGACATCATCGGCCTGATCGAAGGCATCGCCTTCCAGACCAACATCCTGGCGCTCAACGCCGCCGTCGAGGCTGCCCGTGCCGGGGAACAGGGACGCGGCTTCGCGGTCGTCGCCGGCGAGGTGCGCAACCTGGCCCAGCGCAGCGCCACCGCCGCCAAGGACATCAAGAACCTGATCGATATTTCCGTCGGCAAGGTCAGCGCCGGCATGACGCAGGTCGACCGCGCCGGCGCCACCATGAAGGAAGTGGTGGCCTCGGTGCGGCAGGTGACGGCCATCATGGAGGAGATCTCGGTCGCCTCGCGCGAGCAGAGTATCGGCGTCGACCAGGTCAACTCGGCCATCGCCCACATGGACCAGGTCACGCAGCAGAACGCCGCGCTGGTCGAAGAGGCGGCCGCCGCCACCGCCAGCCTGGCGCTGGAGGCGGGCGGCCTGACGCAGGCGGTCAGCCTGTTCAAGTTCGGCCGCGCCACGCCGGTCCGGCCAACCGCGCGCCCGGTCCGCAAATCGCCGCCGGCCGCGCGCCTGGCCGCGTGAGCAAGGTCTTGACCATGCATACCAGTCCAAGTTCAAGCAACAGCGTCAGCCCCAGCCACGCCGGCGTCGGCGCCGCCTTTCCGGCCGTCGAATTCGACGCCGCCATCATCGGCAAACTGAGCCAGTCGGGGCCGCGCTACACCTCGTATCCGACCGCCGACCGCTTCACGCCGGAGTTCGGCTACGGCCAGTTCCTCGAGGCGGTCGCCGGCCTGCGCCTGCGGCGCAGCCAGCGGCCGTTGTCGCTCTACATCCACATCCCGTTTTGCGACACGGTCTGCTACTACTGCGGCTGCAACAAGATCGTCACCAAGGACCACGGCAAGGCCGCCACCTACCTCGGCTACCTCAAGCAGGAGCTCGACATGCAGGGCCGCCTGTTCGCCGGCATCGGCCAGCTCGAACAGTTGCACTTTGGCGGCGGCACGCCGACCTACCTGAGCGACCGCCAGATGGGCGACCTGATGGCGCACCTGCGCGCGAACTTCGATTTCGCGCCGGACGCGCTAGGCGAGTATTCGATCGAAATCGATCCGCGCACCGTCAGCGTGGAGCGCGTGCACAGCCTGCGCGCGCAGGGTTTCAACCGCATCAGCCTGGGCGTGCAGGATTTCGACGCCGACGTGCAAAAGGCCGTCAACCGCATCCAGCCGGAGGCCGAGACGCGCGCCGTCATCGA encodes:
- a CDS encoding EAL domain-containing protein codes for the protein MDIIQRHLRMALDAARMTIWDSHITDGKVINSVVHWVGWGTGLLGLPPGDLAQPFSHFLQFVYHEDRDYLLNTMQEAVDCGSGYDVEYRVAWPDGSHHWLAAKAHVFYDEHGQPTGTLGIVWDITERKRIEQDAARAREQAAVTLRSIGEGVITTDEHGKTQYLNRIAEQLTGWSNDEVHGLDIGTTLPLIDDNDAPLAEHAALQCLRLRQTINMPSQNQLVTREGRRIAVEESAAPIWSDAGELLGAVVVFRDVSHERKLSKQLSWNASHDMLTGLINRREFEAQIAHALHSAKEEDHVHALLYMDLDQFKIVNDTCGHSAGDLLLQLLAKMLQTEMRDSDILARLGGDELGVLLPHCPPDQALLVADGIRQSIKNFRFVLDSRTFELGVSIGVVEINRHSKSMTELLIAADQACYVAKERGRNRVHLYQESDLRLARRQGEMQWVSRLNEAFEHQYFRLYAQPIVGLGTRGEVHDEVLIRIQSDPGELILPGAFIPAAERYDMMAAIDRWVIRAVCRHVRNVRESKVAADANIQADGTQQPGPDRYSGQYSINLSGTSLGDEGLHDYILAQFAEHNVDPGQICFEITETAVIANLVKAQDFMSRLKALGCRFALDDFGSGLSSFAYLKALPVDFLKIDGVFIRDIANNSINRAMVKAINEVGHVMGICTVAEYVEDDDTLAVVRELGVDYAQGYAVGQLRPLHIH
- a CDS encoding methyl-accepting chemotaxis protein, with the translated sequence MRNNQPVSNREVDVLDDQAIVSKTDLKGNITYVNPYFVQISGYSEAELLGAPQNILRHPDMPAEAFADLWASIQAGTPWTGLVKNRCKNGDHYWVRANITPIRENGKTIGYMSVRVKAAREQIAKAEQAYRDILLKEGHGIRIKNGQVIRPGVGNLLSRLSHVSLAMRVWLATSVVNVLQVIVCAAALMSGGGGHSYAIFGATFIGLLINVFLWYTLRVSVLQPLDRALHGARAIAAGDLSGSFDTESTDEVGQLLRALQQMNSNLIATIRDVRVNVETMAVATRQIAAGNADLSGRTEAQAASLEETASSVEQFSSTVKQNADNSAQANALAQNASTVAVQGGAIVADVIATMDEINNSSRKIVDIIGLIEGIAFQTNILALNAAVEAARAGEQGRGFAVVAGEVRNLAQRSATAAKDIKNLIDISVGKVSAGMTQVDRAGATMKEVVASVRQVTAIMEEISVASREQSIGVDQVNSAIAHMDQVTQQNAALVEEAAAATASLALEAGGLTQAVSLFKFGRATPVRPTARPVRKSPPAARLAA